Genomic segment of Kibdelosporangium phytohabitans:
CGTGGGCTGGTGCGTCAACGACGATGCCCAGCCCGCCGTAGTGGTTGATGACCTCGGCGATCCGGGCGTCCAAGTCTTCCGGTGTGTCGGCATCGACCACGAGGCGGATGTGGTTGGTGGTTTCAACATCCAGCCGCCGAGTGATCTCGTGGCGGCGATCGGCCAAGACCTGTTCCGCTTCGGCTACGTCCAGCGGAGCCTGCCCGCCGTGTTCTTCGGCTTCCCGGAGTTGACTCAGTGCGGCTTTGCGCCCGGTATCCAGCACGGCCAGTGATCCGGCCTGGCCGTGGTGGGTGCCACGCACCGAGGCTTCCACACCCTCGAGCTGCGTCAGGGTCTGCAGCCACTCCCCACCCGGGATGTACAGCTCCGTCGCCGGGAATCCGTCCAAGGCCGAGACCAGGATGGACACATACCGCCTCAGGCCTGTGCGGGCGTCGGTCGTCACTACATAGCGGGGATTTTCACGGGGGTCGACCGAACCGTTGAGTAGGAGGGCGATCTGTGGTGCGTTCAGCATCTGCGTAGGCGGCAGCTCGACCACGGTGCCGCGCCGCATCTCGCGGGCGTAGGACCACGCGAGCACACCCGCCGGCGCGGGGATGGCCCGTACCGGTTCGCCGCTCATCGCGGCCAGCCACTGGTCGATCGTGGTCTGCGCGTCGGCCAGCCGCTGGTGGGCCGATCGCTGCCGAGCAGCCCGGGACCGCAGCTGATCACTCCACAGACCACCTCGGTTGTCCGGCGTGCTTGCCGATGGCCAACGCACACCGAACAAAACCACCCGTTGCGGGAACGCGTTCATGTCGATCCGGTGCGCACCGAGTTCGATGTACTCGTCGGCATGCGTGGCGCGGACGCCGTCGAGGCCGCTCCACCCTTCTTCATAAGCCACGCCGGAATGGCGGGACCACAAGACCTTCAGGTGGTAGTCACCGTTGGCGGGCACCAGCCGGGCGAGTGTCTGCGCCAACTCCATGGTTTCGGACGCCAGTTGCTCGTCTTCGTACAGATCGGTGGACCCGTCGGGAATTTGCACCCATGCCCAGACGTCGTCGTCGGTCACCAAGGCGCCGTCAGTGATCAGTCGCGCCGCCGCGGGCGGACCAGCCGCGCGGCGGAATGTGCGCTTGAGTTGTGTGGCAGAACGGCTTCTCATCGAACGCCTCCCAGCCAGTCGTCCGTTGTGTCCGGAATGGTCTGTGCCCGGCGGCGGCGCCACGCCATGGCCACGACTGGCTCGCCTACGTTGCGGTGGTGCAGTTCGCAGACCGCGACGATGTGCACCGCGAGCACTTCCCTATTCGCCGCAGGCATTGCGGGGTTAGTGATCAGCCGCTGTCGAGCAGGTAGGCGTGCCAGCGTCCAGTCGTACCAGCGCATCAGCTTCAACCGACCCAAGGTGTCCAGTCGGGTCGCGGAGATCGTGAAGACGGACACGGGGACGATGTAGACCATCGGAGCGAATCGCGACAGCGGGTCGACGCCGAGGATCAGCAGTGCGAAGGCTGCCCAGAATGCGATCGCGGCGGCGGCGATCCAGACGACCTGCCGTCGGATACCTTGCCCCAGCGAGCGGCCGAAAATTTCGTACTGCCGCATCTCCAAGCGCAGGTGCTGGGTATCAGTCGGCAACTGTAAAGGCATCCTGGCCCCTCATCCCTGCATGAACAGATTCCACAGCGACTTGATGAACGTGATCGCTTGGTTTGGAAAGAAACAAAAACCCCCGACGACGACTGCGGCCACGATGATCGACGCCATCCGGCCATAGGCGTTCTCCAGCCAGGCGCCCACGAGACGGAACACCGCGAGCACGATCACGAAAGTTCCGACAACGGCAAGGATCCAGTCGCGTAGGGAAACTCCGGTGGACAGGCTCTGTGCGAGTGCGGTCATCCCGGCACCCCGTCCACGGGCACTGACAGCCCGGCCAGGTACCAGCGTCCGTCCTGCTCACGCAACCGCAGGATGTAGGCGCACGTCAAGGATCCGGCGCCCCCGCTCAATCGCCAGGTCACGGTTGCCATGCCCTGCCGTGAGTCTCCATCCTCGCCGGGGTGGAGCGCCCAGGACGTGACTTGCCCCAGTTCTGCCGCTCCGCCGAGACCGGCCAGTCGGGATCCGGACGCTCGGATGAACTCCAGGTCTCCTGTGGCGTAAGCGGTCAGCATCTTGGTGACGACCTCGCGAGTGCTACGCGACGCGGTGTCCTCGACTGGTGCCGGGCCCAGGGACGACGCCGTTGACACGTCGACGCTCGGCGTACCCACGAGCGCCGGTCGCTGGACCATCGCCAGCCGGTCGGCGACCACACCAACCGGCATCGCGACAGCGACCCACCGTGCCGAACCGGGCCGCCATCCGGGCGACTGGACGATTCCCGCACTGGCGGTGTCACCACCGCGATCAGCGGGCCCGTTCGGCGTCGACGACGACGCGTTGGGCGGCACAGGACTTGACTGATCAGCTCGTTCCGGCACATACGGGGTGACGCGCACGCGTACCGTCACGACAGCGCGCGTCGGATCGGCGCGGGTGATGGCCACCACGGCTGGAGAATCCGCCCATTGGCGGCCGTCGCCGGCCCACCCGTCGACCGACAGCGAGGGAGCCGCGTATCGCGCCAGTACCGCGCGGCGCCGGTCCCGATCCTCTGTGGTCCAAGACAAGTAGTCCGTCGCGGCGGTGGATGCGAATCCACCCAGATCCGAGTCGCTGACGGCCGCCGCGGCGTTGGAGGGTGGTGCCGGAGGGGTGATCCAGTCAGTAACGCGGTCGGCAATGGCCAGGATGCCCGCAACAGCGATCGTCACGCCTAGCGCGAGAACCCCGATCCGCCGAGTACGGTACCAGAGGGATTCACGCGGGGGCGCGGTGAGCACATCCCAGGAGATCGCCTCAGGATGGCGTTCGGAAGGCGGCATTTGCCGGGCTGGTCCCTGTCCCTGGTTTGCCGGGGCCCCTCCGGGTGGCGGAACACCAGGCGGCCCCGCCCAGTACCGAGGTGGGACCTGCGGCGGACCCGGTGGATGCTGGCCAGGCCACTGCTGCGCCCACTGCGGATGATGATGTGGTGCTGTCGGGGCGCCGGGCCGTTGTGGCAGCGGCATGTGTTGGCTCTTGCGTGCTCGCGTTCGTCCGTCGGCTGCTGGGCCGATCAACAGGCGCAGTAGACGCTGACTTCCCCTGCCTGCCATGTGACCCCCGAGTGTCTGCAGTGTCCGAAGGTTTCGGCGACGGGTATCGGACGGTGCGGTGCCCTTAGGTGCGAAACCGTGGTTGTAGATGATCTGTTCGGCGTTGCGGTGTGGCCGAAGGTGTCCAGCGGATCCCCTCACACCGCTGGACACCCAGGCCGTGGGACGTGTTGTCCCACAATGGGTCCATCGACACCCCCTGGTTTGGATGGACCCACGTTCTGCGGACAGGGCGGCCGGGTGGTGAAGCGCCGTGCACAGCCTGCCGAGGGCTACGTCATTGTCGTTGTACTAGGAGGGATAACCGTTCTTCGCTGTGCTTTTCAACCACGCAAGCGCCATCACGGCGGTGTCGACGTCACTGGACTGTCTCTTGCGCACTCCGTTGCCGTTGACGACCAAGCTATCCCGGGTGAGTGCAGCGCGGAAGTATGTGCCAGTGGCCTCATGAGGGCCACAGCGCGCGATCCATATCATCGCGGAGCTGGGACGCCCCATCGTCCGGAAACGTTATTTTGTAACCGAAGCGGCGTCACTCCGGCCAGAGTGGACCGGCGCCCGCCGCGCCGTTCGCGCCAACAATGGCAGTGATCACAAATGTTGGGCGATCGCTGCACGGGCTGGGGCGTTGGGTCGATACGTAACCGGTCACTCGCAAATGGCGCGTCGGAAGGGCGCCTGCGCGGTTGTCGTCATTCACCAGCTGTCCTACCGCGTCCCATACCTGTATCTGCTGAGTTCCCAGACCGGTGCGCATCTGGACACAGCCGGGGCGTGGGACATGCCACTTCAGCTCGGCGTCCAGCAGCACTGATGCACCACGGCTCCCCGGCGCGGGTGTAGAGAGCGGTTCCGTGGCAGGCACCGTCGCGTTGGGCGCGGCCGGATTCGTGGAAGGCGCTGTGGCTGCGGTAGTGGGCGATGTCGCCGCCGGTGAGGCAGTCGGCGGGGAAGCTGGCGTTCGCGCCGCTGTACAGGACATGGCAAGGCACGAGAATGTCCACGTTCCGGCCAGGAGTAGACCGCGTACCTGAAAACGCCGCCGTACAGAGGTTTGTCGCCTGGGCTGGGCAGTGATGTGTGCTGCACCGTGCTCCTTTGTACTCTGCCATCTTCCTGTCAAACGGCGCGTCCACCTCTGTGACCTGATCGAGTGGACTTTCATGACTCCCTGTTCCTTCAGATCGTCGGGCACGCGCCTGTGTCGCTTGGAATGAGAACGGCGGTAACCACTGTCGTTAGACAGGTGCGTATGAACGACACGTTTAGTCCTTCGTGGACTCATGACGTGTTGGTGGAAGGGTGCCCAGCCGCCCGCCGAAAGCCACTGGACACCCCGGGGAAGCGCGGGATGGGGTCGTATCCCGCGCTGGCCTGACAAGCCCGCTCAACCTGACAGGCCCAGGTTCCACTCCCGTCGGTGACAGCTGTTCCGTCGACCGACGCCACACTTAGGTCACGTGCACCTGGACGCTTTGACACGTCGCGCATCCGTGATCGCAAGTGCGCTGCTACGTAAGGAATCTATCCCGTCGCATGCTGAGGAGGAAGCCGCGTCATGTGGCCCATGCGAGGCCACGGCATGAGGTTCCTATGGGCAGGTCGATGCGGACGGCGACGGTGAATCGGTCGCCCGTCGCCGAAGTTCGACCCCGGTACTGCCGCCCGCGCCTGGCTTCAACGGCGGCTCGGCCAACGATACGTCCGTCGACTGGACGGACCGTGGAGTTGTTGCTTGCAGCCGTCGACCGATCGCGGTCGCGCGAACGTCTAACACCTCTACGTACAGCTGCCACGCCTCGGACAACGCGGCGCGCATTGCGGTCGTGTTGCCAAGGCGTTGACAGATCTCAGCTTCCCGAACCCGTGCGTCCGCAACGCCGAACCGATCCTGGGCCGCACGATAGGCCACCACGGCCGAACGGACATGCTGCAGTGCGGCGTCGAACTCGCCTCGGCTGAACAGCAATTCGGATAGTCGCACGTGGATGTTGCCGCGGGTGGGATGTGCCCGGTCGAGGTTCTCGATCATCCGCAACGCGGCAGTCAGCTGTTTATGGGCTCGATCAGGATCACCCACAGTTGAGTCATCGACACGGTCGCTGTCAGCCAGCACCGACATGGCCTCGGCCGCGCCGCGCCGGTCGTCGTGCCAGAGGAACAGACGCAGAGCTTCTCGCGCTGCCTCTCGAGCGGAGGTGAGCTCCGTCGACGAGGAGTCGGGATCCAGGGGCTCAGACTGGCCATTCGCGCCGACGGATGCCGTGTCGGACGCGACGGTGGCGTGTTCGAGCGCGATCAACGCGACGCCCAGGAGCGCCTCGGGCAAGCCGTGTGTGGTGTCACTGTTGCGCAATGTGCTTACGGCGGTGGTGTAGGCGTGAGCCGCCGTGTCGAGTTCACCGTTCACGCGCAAGACATTGCCGCGCAGGATCTCCAGACGAGCCCATGCGGCAGAGTTGTGGGCATGCCGTGCGGCGGAGACTCCGGCATTCAGGATGCCAAGAGCATCAGAGATGCGTTGCTGACGCACGTCCAGCCACGGCCGTGTGGCCAGCGCCAGTTGCCACGCCACGTCAGCTTGACCCACCTCCAGCGCCAGGACGATCACCGGCACCAGGTTTCCGGTTTCGGCATCGCACCAGGCCAATGCTGCTGTGTCGTCGGTGAAGGTCTCGTGTTCTCCCAACGCCTCGTCGCGAAATGCGGGGCACCCGGAGGCAGTGTGAGGCGCGAGCGCCTGACTGGCCTGCCGCATCGACCGCAGGTACCACCGGACCAGGCGGACTGCCGCGTCGGCCCGAGATGACGATACGTCGTCCTGGTCGTGATGGCTCGCCGCGAACGCGCGCAGTAGATCGTGCAACCGAAACCGGTCGTAGCTGATCGGTTCGATCAGATGGTGGGACGCCAGCGTCCGCAGAAGGGGCCGGGTGTGGCGCACCGACGCGCCTACCAACGCCGCCGCGGCCGCGACGCTGAGATCTGGTCCACGATGCGCAGCGAGGTGACGGAAAACAACGGCCGCCTCAGGTTCCAGCTTTTGGTAGGACCACGAGATCACCGCCCGCATAGCCAACGACTCGTCACCCGCGAGGCTCAACGCGTCGAGCCGCCGGTGCTCCTCGCCGAGCTCGTTAACCAGGTCGGTGAGCGGTTGTGGCAGCGCGCCCGCGGCGCGCTGCGCCGCGATCCTCACAGCGAGGGGCAGCCGGCCGCAGAGGTCCACCAGCGCCCGAGCCGCGCTGTATTCTCGATCAACCCGGCGGCCCAAGACCGTGCGGAGCAGCGCCAACGACTCCATCAGGCTCATGCGACCTAGCGTGATCCGGTCACCGGCATGCCGCAGGGTCAGCCCAGCCAGGTCGGTCCGGCTGGTGAGCAGCGTGGCGCACGACGAAGACGCAGGCAGCAGTGGTTGGACCGATGCCAGGTCGGCGGCGTTGTCCAGAACGATCAGCATCCGCTTGTGACTCAGGATTGATCGATACAGCGCGGTCTTCTCGGCGAGACTGCGGGGCATGTGGGAGACATCCAAGGCCCGCAGGAACTCCTCCAGCGCGGTGTCGGTACGCAGCGGCGTCGAGGTGGCCGGACCGTACCCGCGGAGGTCGACGTACAGCTGCCCGTCCGGGTATAAGGCCGCGGTGTCGTGGGCTGCTTTCAAGGCGAGCGTCGTTTTGCCGCTGCCGGGCGGTCCGCTGACGAGCAGTACCGGCGGCGCACCCGCCGGGCTGTCACGCCGCAGCACGTTCCGGATCGTGTCCAACTCCGTTGACCTGCCGACGAATCCGCTGACCACCGGCGGCAGCTGCGCTGGCCGTGCCGCCAGCATCGCGAGGAGCCTGCCCTCCCCGTTCAACGCCCTGTCACACGCCCGCGCCGCCTCAGGCGTTGGTGGCTTCTGCCCTCGCTCCAGCTTCCCGAGGTAACCGTGGTCGTATCGCACCTCTGCGGCCAGTTCGCGAAGCGACCACCCTTTGGCCTTCCGAAGCTCTCGTAACAAGCCGCCGAACGTGGCGTCCGTGCCGAAGCCCGGTGCCGTGCCGCTCATCGCGAATCCCGTGGGTGATGGTGCTCGACGAATGCCAGATTCCAGCTACTGCTTGACGTATCCATGGGAGTGTTGGCTGGCGCCGTGTCCGGATGCGGCGCGACCACGACACGATCACGGCCCTGGTCTTTGGCTCGGTACAGGGCAGCGTCGGCGCTGGATTCCAAGTCGGTGAGCAGGTCCGGCATCTCCTCGGCGGACTGGTCATCAAGTTGGCTCAGCGCCAGGATGTGATCCAGCACGACCGCCAGGTCCTCATCGCTCGCGGCGCGCTGCAGAGCGAGACCAATCGAGACTTTCACCTTCATCGTGACCGGCGTGCCGCCCAACGACCGTTGACCGCGCACGTCCAACGCGGCCACCGCCTGACGGATGCGTTCGGCGGTAGCCAGCGCCTCGTCCGCGACGGTGCTGGTGAGCAAAACGACGAACTCTTCGCCACCGAAACGGGCAACGAGGTCGCCAGGCCGGGTCTGATCCTGCAGCGTGCGTCCGACCGCCCGGATCGCGATGTCCCCGTTATGGTGCCCGTGCTCGTCGTTGATCAACTTGAAGTGGTCGATGTCCACCAGCAACACCGCGCACAACCGATGGTCGAGGTAATGACGGTATAGCGCGGTGCGGGCAGCCCGTGCCCAGCCGACCGCGTTGAGCAGGCCAGTCTTGGCGTCCAGGCGGCGCTGTCGATCGCGCAGTTCGGCCAGTTGCACCTTGCGGGTGACGGCCACCGCGCCGATGGTGACCAGCACGAGCGGTACTCCGGCCAGGACGTTGGCGGCGACCGCGCAGCCGAACCCGGCCAACAGTGTAAGCAACAACTCTCGGTTGTCCGGCCAGGTACCAATGCAGCGCACCACGATGCTGGGATGGAGCGATCGGGCTGACGAACCGGGCGGCTGGCACAGCCGGGCGACACCGATGATCAGCGTCTGCGTGGCGAAGTAGATCACCATGACGCCACTCAACGACACCAGCGAGATCGCCACCTGCGACATCGAGGTAGTCGGGATCGGAGTGTCGCCGCGCAGCCAGGCCAGACCCGGTACCGCGGTGGCCCACCATGCGGTGGCCACAGCTGAGGCCTGGATGGTGGCGTTGGTGAAGATGACTCGACACGGCGGTTTCCGTGCGATCTGCCATCGATGCACGCCGATCCCGACGATAAACACCACCGCCATCGGAATCGGTAAAGCCAAGGCGGCGCCGAACGTCCACAGCCCGCTGTGATCGACGTACTCGGTACGGAGTCGGCCTGCCCGCCGTCGCTCCTCACCAGGGCGGGTGGCATGCATGTGCACGCCCGCGCAGATCACTAACAGGCTGGCCAGGGCCCACTGGCGGACTGTCGGCCACTCCGCGGTGGCGAACACCCCTATTACGCTGCCCACGACAATCGATTCCCAGGTCAGCATCCACACCACGCCGCGTGTGGTGGTGTGCCGCCACAGTTCCCAACCCCGCACATGTCGTGTCCAACGGCGGCCAATTGATCGCCCGCTCTGGCCTCGTGGCCTCGGCCAGGCCACACTGGACTGCGACGGAGAATTCGACAACGTGCGCCGGGCCGGGCTTGGCCTTGGTGGAGAAGGCGGTGGCGTATCTGGCACCGGAGTCTGTCTCGGGACACGCTCCGCAGGGTCTTGGGTCATGGCCGTGTGTCCTTATCGAGGGGAGGTCGGCGTTGAGCCGCGACAACCGCGATTACTGAGATGGCGCACAGCCGCGACTCGCACGCCGGAGAATCGCTGGCCGTGCACTGAGGACTCGATGCCGTCCCGGCATCGAGTCTGCTGCTGCCATGGCCGCGCTACCCGGCGCGCGGACTCCCGCTGATGGGCAAGATCATTAACACCCCTCGGTGATTAAGACACGTCGTGGGGGTTCCGTCATGCGCTGGTTCCCCCAACGAGTGGTACTTCCACTATGGACGCACGTGATCTTCTGGTCCAGAGGATCATCGTGCACCGATAAGTGCACGGCCGTCGCGGTTTACGCGGTCGACTGGCGCTCGGGTCGCGTGCGTTCAACCCACGCGTCTCCTACCTCGTCCACAACCATGACGAAGTGCCTCTGCTGGTAAAGACGCCCAAGGATTTCGGCCATCGCGCCAGGCGGCAGCGCCCCATCGGGATCCTTGACTGATGCAGCGGGCTGCCGCCCCCACATCGTCACCTCCCGCCACAGCGTGCCCCACCGACTCGGCGACGTCGCGACGAAAGCATCGAGGCCTGCCAGACACGCCTGCGCGAGTTCCCGCACCAGCCGGTACTTCCTGGTTGCCGCGCCAAGCTCGAGGACGGCCGCGAGATTCCAGCCCTCAGCCCGCATCCACGCCAGCGCTGACGCCGTGGTCGAGAACCGCATGTCACGGGTCAACCGCCCCGAATGCTCGTGGGCAGCTGACCGCGCTTCGTTGGCCATGATCGTTTGTTCTGCGGCCTTGACAGTTTGCAGGTACCACGCCAGCAGCCGATCTCTCGCTGCATCGCGGTCAACCACGGCGTCGTGCGCGACGTTCAGGAACCTGCCGTATCGGCGCAGAAGCGGATATTGAAGGTATCGGCCTCGTTCGCTATCAGCCCGCACGAAATTGGCCGCTGTCAACTCCGCCAGGCAGGCGGCCGCGCGCGCGGGTGACACGTCCAGCAGCTGGGCTGCCGCAGCCATGCTGGTCGCCACGTTCGGCAACCCCCCGAGCAGTCGGAACAGTCTCTGCGCATCAGACGACACGTGGTCGTAGGACGCGTCCAGCGCTGCTCGCAACGGTGATCCGTCGACCTGGCTGAACAGCGCCTCTTCAAACCGCTCAACGGACATCGGGACGCCCGCGTTGTCCGTGAGCCACTCCGCCGTCATGGTGATCACTGATGGGAACCCGCCCGCGCCATCCACCAGGTGCGACACCGCGTCCGCCCGGCGCGTGATCGGGTGATTCGGGCTGAGCAATCGCCGTAGGAGATCACCGAGCTGTGCCTGCGGCAGCGTCCGAATCTCCAGTCGTTCGGCCACCGTTGTCGTCAAACGTGCCAGAGACAGGCGGCTCGCCACTAACACGCGGCAATCGGTGGCCGAGGGGCCGGGCAACAACGGCTCGACCTGCTCCACTGACGTCGCGTTGTCTAGAACGATCACCATTTCCCGGCCTGCCAGTGCGGTTCGATACTCTTGGGTCAGCTCGCTGAGCGTGGCATCTGGCGCCACCCATGCGCCTAAGGCGCGCAGGAAACTAGCGAGTACCTCGCGAGGGTTCCGAGGGCTGCGGTCGGCCCGAAAGCCTGCAAGATCGGCATACAGTTGACCATCTGGAAACTCTCCCCGCTCGCAGGCTGAATGGGCGACCCGAAGCGCCATCGTGCTTGTTCCGATCCATGGTGGCCCGGTCACCAGCATCACCCTCCGAGTATCGGCGCCCTCGTTGCCTCGCGCCAGCCACTCCTCGAGTTGTCGTACTTCGGCCTCCATACCCACCATCGAGTTACTGATTGCCGGAAGTTGCGCTGGGCGAAAGAATCGCGGTTCGGTGAGCACGGCGACGAACCGTCCACCTGTCACCAACGCCCGGTCGACTTCCCGCGCCATTTCGACCGTCAGGTCGCCTTTGCCCTGCTCGACCTTCGCGATCGCGGATTTCGAGTACTGCGTCGCCGCCGCCAAGGCCGCTATCGACAGGCCCGCGCTCTTGCGGTACCGCCGCAGCAAGCCACCGACGCGTCGCCGCGACTGTGCCACCAACTCATCCACCACTACACCCCCCGTGTAGGCCGCGGCAGGGCCCCAGTCGCCGCGGTTACTCGCCTCCTCAGTGCCTGACCCGTGGATCCCCACTGTTCGTTGCCGGACAGTCCTGCCTACACCACCCAACGATCCGGATCATTGTCCGTCCACCTGTCAATCCCGTGATCCGAATATCGGCCAACCTCTCTGTCTGTGCTGCCTGACCGCCGTCCGCGTGAGGTACGTGGTGACGCAGTACCCGCCTGGTAGGTGGCCCGCTGCTGATCAACTGAACAATATGCCACCGACTTGCAACAACAACTGTATTTTCCGGTATATGGCACCAGAAAGCCAGAAAATACACTATCGGTTTAAGGGGAAATACATAGTGCTATACCATGTCTCAACTCCGTCACCCGTGAGGCGGTGACCCATTGCTTCGCGGCGACTCGACCTAGGGACCAGGGGGTTTTGGTCTTTGTGTGGCTTGCAGGCGCGCGGATTGGCACCGAGTCGCGTGGTTCGCTCGGTGCTCCCGAGGCACGTAGGGTGCCTGCGTCATCTACGTACTGCTGTCGCCTGACCTACGTACCGTTCTAGCGTTCCGGTACGTACTATCCGCAATAGCGTCCCCGTGTCTGCTCCGCAATGCTTTCGGTGATTGCTGCGCTTCAATCGCGGTTCGTGCCAAGTCGATCGGCGGCAGGTGTGTTACCTGATGACGACCTTCGGAGGATGTCGGATGGCCGGTCCAATTCCGGTTCTGTTCAGTGATGAGCACTATGATCGCGTCATTGAGGTGACCGACGCGTTGCTGCCACTGGCTCCCGTCCGGCGATGTCGAATAGCGGGAATCTTCGACATCTACCTAATCGTCCAGTACGATCACGTGCGAGCCGCGCTGCGCGATCCACGAATCAGCAAGGACGCCGCAGGGCTCAACGCCATACTCAATCAACAACTCACTGACGCTGGCCATCCCGTCGGACTGTCGCAAATGTTCGCACCCAACATGCTCAACAGCGACGGATCTATTCACACTCGGTTGCGTCGGCTGGTGTCCAGCCTTTTCACGCATCAACAGACCGAGCAACTGCGTCCGCGGATCCACCAGCATGCCGCGCGTCTGGTCGACTCAATGTCCACCTGCCGCCCGGTAGATCTAATGAGTAAGTTCGCGCTTCCCTTGCCTCTCACTGTCATTTGTGAGCTCTTGGGCATTCCGCAGCACGACCATGACTTCGTTCATGCGCACACTACAGCCTTGGTGCAAGACGATCCCGCACACGCTAAGTCGGCGTCCGACGCGATGACCGACTACTTCAACGGGCTCATCGCGGCCAAACAGCACTCGCGACGGCGACCCACCGGCGACCTCTTGTCGGCTCTGATCCACACCGGCGACAGTCAGCCTCTGAGTCACGACGAACTCCTTGGCACACTGTTCTTGCTGTTCGTGGCGGGTCATGAGACCACTGCTGGCCTTATCGGCAACGGTATCCGCTGGCTGCTGTCCGATCCCACTCGGTGGCGGTCGCTCGCAACGAATCCAGCAGGTGTTCCGAACGCCGTCGAGGAAGTGCTTCGCTGGGATTCGCCGGTTCGCTCGGCGACACATCGCTGGACCGTTGAACCCGTCGTCTACGGCGGAGTCTCGATACCCGCAGGCAGCGTCGTGCTGTGCTTCCTGCACACCGCGAATCGGGATCCTGCTCGTTTCGACCGCGCCAGCGAACTAGATCTCCAGCGGGACGCCACAGGACATGTCGCGTTTGGTCACGGGCCCCATTACTGCCTCGGTGCCCACCTGGCGAGACTCGTCGCGCACGTCGGCTTCACGGAACTGACCCAGCGATTTCCCGCAGCGAGGTTGGCCATACCCGAACAACAGCTACGACGACAGCGCAGCGTCATCGTCAACGGACACATCGAGGTTCCCGTACTCCTGGGCCCACGCCATCAGCGGACCGCTTGAACAAGGTCGATCAACTCACCCCGCTCCGAGGGGGCGCTGCCCCTGGTACCAGTTCGCTACTCCCACTCGGTTGTGCAAACCGAGCTTCCGCAACACATTGCCCACATGCACTTCTGCGGTTCGTTCTACAATAGACAGTCGTTCCCCGATCTCACGGTTGCTGAGTCCGTCGGCTATGAGGCTCGCGACCTCCCATTCACGGTTCGACAGTCCGCCTGGCCGAGCATGAGGGCGTATCCCCGGTGCCTTCTGCGACCGCTCGTCCCCAGCCTCGCCGTCATTGCCAGCGCGCAGCGCTCGGTCCAGCAGTATCTCCCGGTCGCGCGGCTGGACGAACAGCTTCTCGCCGCGTGCCACAAAGACGGACAGGGCCTCGTCACCGATCGCCGTCCTGACCCCGGCCACGATCTGCTGCTGCAGCCGCAAAAAGGGAAATAGACCGAGCACACTGGCATGAGTCAACTTCTGCATGGCGTTCGCGAACCCGAGCAAGTGCCCCGTCAACTCGTAGTCACCCAGCCGGGCTGCGATCAGCGCGATCAGCCACACGCTCCACGCCAACCCCCACGTGTCGCCAATACTGCGCTGAATCGCAAGAGCTTCCTGCACCAGCTTCATTGCTCTCGCTGGTGTCCCGAACCGCAGCTCGACTAGCGCGCGCGTCCACAACGCCCACGAGATCGCCCATTGAGCGCCAGCGCCGCGGGCCTCGGTCAGCAACTGCGACGCCAGCATCCGCGCTTCTGTTTCCTCGCCGAGGAATCCTGCGCTGATCGCCAACAA
This window contains:
- a CDS encoding conjugal transfer protein; translation: MTIAVAGILAIADRVTDWITPPAPPSNAAAAVSDSDLGGFASTAATDYLSWTTEDRDRRRAVLARYAAPSLSVDGWAGDGRQWADSPAVVAITRADPTRAVVTVRVRVTPYVPERADQSSPVPPNASSSTPNGPADRGGDTASAGIVQSPGWRPGSARWVAVAMPVGVVADRLAMVQRPALVGTPSVDVSTASSLGPAPVEDTASRSTREVVTKMLTAYATGDLEFIRASGSRLAGLGGAAELGQVTSWALHPGEDGDSRQGMATVTWRLSGGAGSLTCAYILRLREQDGRWYLAGLSVPVDGVPG
- a CDS encoding helix-turn-helix domain-containing protein; protein product: MSGTAPGFGTDATFGGLLRELRKAKGWSLRELAAEVRYDHGYLGKLERGQKPPTPEAARACDRALNGEGRLLAMLAARPAQLPPVVSGFVGRSTELDTIRNVLRRDSPAGAPPVLLVSGPPGSGKTTLALKAAHDTAALYPDGQLYVDLRGYGPATSTPLRTDTALEEFLRALDVSHMPRSLAEKTALYRSILSHKRMLIVLDNAADLASVQPLLPASSSCATLLTSRTDLAGLTLRHAGDRITLGRMSLMESLALLRTVLGRRVDREYSAARALVDLCGRLPLAVRIAAQRAAGALPQPLTDLVNELGEEHRRLDALSLAGDESLAMRAVISWSYQKLEPEAAVVFRHLAAHRGPDLSVAAAAALVGASVRHTRPLLRTLASHHLIEPISYDRFRLHDLLRAFAASHHDQDDVSSSRADAAVRLVRWYLRSMRQASQALAPHTASGCPAFRDEALGEHETFTDDTAALAWCDAETGNLVPVIVLALEVGQADVAWQLALATRPWLDVRQQRISDALGILNAGVSAARHAHNSAAWARLEILRGNVLRVNGELDTAAHAYTTAVSTLRNSDTTHGLPEALLGVALIALEHATVASDTASVGANGQSEPLDPDSSSTELTSAREAAREALRLFLWHDDRRGAAEAMSVLADSDRVDDSTVGDPDRAHKQLTAALRMIENLDRAHPTRGNIHVRLSELLFSRGEFDAALQHVRSAVVAYRAAQDRFGVADARVREAEICQRLGNTTAMRAALSEAWQLYVEVLDVRATAIGRRLQATTPRSVQSTDVSLAEPPLKPGAGGSTGVELRRRATDSPSPSASTCP
- a CDS encoding GGDEF domain-containing protein; amino-acid sequence: MLTWESIVVGSVIGVFATAEWPTVRQWALASLLVICAGVHMHATRPGEERRRAGRLRTEYVDHSGLWTFGAALALPIPMAVVFIVGIGVHRWQIARKPPCRVIFTNATIQASAVATAWWATAVPGLAWLRGDTPIPTTSMSQVAISLVSLSGVMVIYFATQTLIIGVARLCQPPGSSARSLHPSIVVRCIGTWPDNRELLLTLLAGFGCAVAANVLAGVPLVLVTIGAVAVTRKVQLAELRDRQRRLDAKTGLLNAVGWARAARTALYRHYLDHRLCAVLLVDIDHFKLINDEHGHHNGDIAIRAVGRTLQDQTRPGDLVARFGGEEFVVLLTSTVADEALATAERIRQAVAALDVRGQRSLGGTPVTMKVKVSIGLALQRAASDEDLAVVLDHILALSQLDDQSAEEMPDLLTDLESSADAALYRAKDQGRDRVVVAPHPDTAPANTPMDTSSSSWNLAFVEHHHPRDSR
- a CDS encoding helix-turn-helix domain-containing protein, whose amino-acid sequence is MDELVAQSRRRVGGLLRRYRKSAGLSIAALAAATQYSKSAIAKVEQGKGDLTVEMAREVDRALVTGGRFVAVLTEPRFFRPAQLPAISNSMVGMEAEVRQLEEWLARGNEGADTRRVMLVTGPPWIGTSTMALRVAHSACERGEFPDGQLYADLAGFRADRSPRNPREVLASFLRALGAWVAPDATLSELTQEYRTALAGREMVIVLDNATSVEQVEPLLPGPSATDCRVLVASRLSLARLTTTVAERLEIRTLPQAQLGDLLRRLLSPNHPITRRADAVSHLVDGAGGFPSVITMTAEWLTDNAGVPMSVERFEEALFSQVDGSPLRAALDASYDHVSSDAQRLFRLLGGLPNVATSMAAAAQLLDVSPARAAACLAELTAANFVRADSERGRYLQYPLLRRYGRFLNVAHDAVVDRDAARDRLLAWYLQTVKAAEQTIMANEARSAAHEHSGRLTRDMRFSTTASALAWMRAEGWNLAAVLELGAATRKYRLVRELAQACLAGLDAFVATSPSRWGTLWREVTMWGRQPAASVKDPDGALPPGAMAEILGRLYQQRHFVMVVDEVGDAWVERTRPERQSTA